Proteins co-encoded in one Bradyrhizobium sp. 170 genomic window:
- a CDS encoding LysR family transcriptional regulator, whose protein sequence is MELRWLQDFLMVAETGNFTRAAEKRNTSQAAFSRRIKSLEAWLGFDLIDRSVYPTQLTPQGERFREHAGELLRQMLDSRGELGGKPLHRNEHIRIALPFAMATARLPHWWQAWSQERRLSCSVVVGNIHDLVTSLVSDNVDLMICYHHAQQPIHLDPDLYERVTLGTEFLRPYASEALVAKGGASLPGRASHPAPLLMYSPGVYFARLVDLILENAPISGVRVIESDMSDVLCGMALGGRGIAWLTEGTVAAYGRKRLTPIGGDKWALPLSLVAFRGRMHDGQRALNLFWSELCRYSAAHAGGGLAKTGSRPPTKPSDKLLRKLPGKLSSSGG, encoded by the coding sequence ATGGAGCTTCGCTGGCTTCAGGATTTTCTGATGGTGGCCGAGACCGGCAATTTTACCCGCGCCGCCGAGAAACGAAACACGTCTCAGGCGGCGTTCAGCCGACGGATCAAGTCGCTGGAGGCCTGGCTCGGCTTCGACTTGATCGACCGCAGTGTCTACCCGACGCAGCTCACGCCGCAAGGCGAGCGTTTCCGTGAACATGCCGGCGAGTTGCTGCGGCAGATGCTCGACAGCCGCGGCGAGCTTGGCGGCAAGCCGCTTCACCGCAACGAACATATCCGCATCGCCTTGCCGTTCGCGATGGCCACCGCACGGCTGCCGCATTGGTGGCAGGCCTGGTCACAGGAGCGGCGGTTGAGCTGTTCGGTGGTGGTGGGCAACATCCACGATCTCGTCACCTCGCTGGTGTCAGACAATGTGGACCTGATGATCTGCTACCATCACGCGCAGCAGCCGATCCATCTCGATCCGGATCTTTACGAACGTGTGACGCTCGGCACAGAATTCCTGCGGCCCTATGCCAGCGAAGCGCTGGTGGCGAAGGGAGGCGCGTCGCTGCCCGGGCGGGCGTCGCATCCGGCGCCGCTTCTGATGTATTCGCCCGGCGTCTATTTCGCCCGGCTGGTCGATCTCATCCTGGAGAATGCCCCCATTTCCGGCGTGCGGGTGATCGAAAGCGATATGTCCGATGTGCTCTGCGGGATGGCGCTCGGCGGCCGGGGCATCGCCTGGTTGACCGAGGGCACCGTGGCCGCTTATGGCCGAAAGCGGCTGACCCCGATCGGCGGCGACAAATGGGCGTTGCCTTTGTCTTTAGTCGCATTCAGGGGTCGAATGCATGATGGTCAACGGGCGCTAAATCTGTTTTGGTCCGAATTGTGCAGGTATAGTGCCGCGCACGCCGGGGGCGGTCTTGCGAAGACTGGTTCGAGACCGCCGACGAAACCATCTGACAAGTTACTTCGTAAGCTACCCGGCAAGTTGTCGAGTTCGGGCGGATGA
- a CDS encoding FAD-dependent oxidoreductase yields MKICVLGAGVIGLTTAWCLAEAGHDVIIVDRHASTAKDASAANGGQLSYAFVAPLASPATLLKLPSLLLSPNSPMRIRAGLDPALISWGTRFLLACRPTAVRETIAAQLALAALSRSELARISHSLMLSFGLRTAGKLVVFRSRRQFDAARRAITGETGEDGQQVLTPAECLALEPALRLDAAKLAGGIFTASEQIGDCAAFCAGLTFRLRRQRNVEWLLGTDVIGPVRSGGRLVAVEINKGHVQAEQFVLCMGAASSAFARACGFYLPIYPLKGYSITLTPPPDARVMRHSVTDMERKLVFAPLARDGHTAIRIAGIADLESSNTTIDTRRVDILRRASAELLGIDAAGDVKPWCGLRPATPDSRPIIGCSPLDGLFINSGHGMLGWTLACGSARLTADMIDRKPEASEVSAFTLRRAA; encoded by the coding sequence ATGAAAATCTGTGTACTGGGCGCCGGCGTTATCGGACTGACGACCGCATGGTGCCTTGCCGAGGCCGGGCACGACGTCATCATCGTCGACCGGCATGCTTCCACCGCGAAGGACGCCAGCGCCGCCAATGGCGGCCAGCTCTCTTACGCGTTCGTGGCGCCGCTGGCGTCTCCGGCAACCTTGCTGAAGCTGCCATCGCTGCTGCTGTCGCCGAATTCGCCGATGCGCATCCGCGCCGGCCTCGATCCTGCCCTGATTTCCTGGGGCACGCGATTCCTGCTCGCCTGCCGGCCGACAGCGGTGCGCGAGACCATTGCAGCGCAGCTCGCACTCGCCGCCCTGAGCCGGAGCGAGCTGGCGCGGATTTCCCACAGCTTGATGCTTTCGTTCGGGCTGCGAACCGCCGGCAAGCTTGTGGTGTTCCGCAGCCGGAGGCAATTCGACGCGGCGCGGCGCGCGATCACCGGAGAGACCGGCGAGGACGGCCAGCAGGTGTTGACGCCGGCCGAATGCCTGGCGCTGGAGCCTGCGCTCAGGCTTGACGCCGCCAAACTCGCAGGCGGCATCTTCACGGCTTCCGAACAGATCGGAGATTGCGCGGCGTTCTGTGCGGGGCTTACGTTCCGCCTGAGACGGCAACGCAATGTCGAATGGTTGCTCGGCACGGACGTGATCGGTCCGGTTCGCTCCGGCGGGCGGCTTGTCGCGGTCGAGATCAACAAGGGGCATGTGCAAGCAGAGCAGTTCGTCCTGTGTATGGGCGCGGCATCGAGCGCATTTGCGAGAGCGTGCGGATTCTATCTGCCGATCTATCCGCTCAAGGGTTACAGCATCACCCTGACACCGCCGCCCGATGCGCGCGTCATGAGGCACAGCGTGACGGATATGGAACGCAAGCTGGTATTCGCCCCGCTCGCACGCGATGGACACACGGCGATCAGGATCGCCGGCATCGCCGATCTCGAAAGCAGCAACACGACGATCGACACCAGACGCGTCGACATCCTGCGCCGCGCTTCGGCGGAGCTGCTCGGCATCGACGCCGCCGGCGACGTCAAGCCATGGTGCGGGCTTCGTCCCGCGACGCCGGACAGTCGGCCGATCATCGGCTGCTCGCCACTCGATGGCCTCTTCATCAACTCAGGCCACGGCATGCTCGGCTGGACGCTGGCCTGCGGCAGTGCGCGACTGACGGCCGATATGATCGATCGCAAGCCGGAGGCCAGCGAGGTGAGCGCGTTTACCCTGCGCCGCGCGGCATAA